The genomic window TGCTCCACCTGTTGGAGCAGCAGGAGCTCGCGGTCTCCGAGCTCGCCGACGTCCTGCAGATGCCGCAGTCGAGTGTCAGCCGGCACCTGAAGCTGCTCGCCGGCGAGGGCTGGGTCGTGAGCCGCGCCGCGGGGACCGCGAACTTCTACACCATGGCCAACGGCGAGCTGCCCGAGAGCTCGCGCCAGCTCTGGCAGCTCGCCGCCGGCGAGACCCGCGAGTGGCCGGCGCTGGCGCACGACCGCCTGCGCCTGGCGCGCTGTCTGGCGACCCGGGCCGGCGAGGGCCGCGACTTCTTCGCCGGCGTCGCCGGAGAGTGGGAGCGCCTGCGCACCGAGCTCTACGGCGAGCGCTTCACCGGTCTCGCCTTCCAGGCGCTTCTTTCTCCCGACTGGGTGGTCGCCGATCTCGCCTGCGGCAGCGGCGCGGCGGCTCTCGCCCTGGCCCCCTGGGTGGCGCGTGTCGTGGGCGTCGACCGCTCGCCCGAGATGCTCGACGCGGCGCGGCGTCGCTCCGGTGGAGTGGAGAACATCCGCTTCGAAGAGGCCGAC from Thermoanaerobaculia bacterium includes these protein-coding regions:
- a CDS encoding metalloregulator ArsR/SmtB family transcription factor, translated to MKSRPSNSPDLLLARFSSLADPARLRLLHLLEQQELAVSELADVLQMPQSSVSRHLKLLAGEGWVVSRAAGTANFYTMANGELPESSRQLWQLAAGETREWPALAHDRLRLARCLATRAGEGRDFFAGVAGEWERLRTELYGERFTGLAFQALLSPDWVVADLACGSGAAALALAPWVARVVGVDRSPEMLDAARRRSGGVENIRFEEADLERLPIADDACDAALMLLALTQVDAPELAVAEMARIVKPGGRAVIVDLLRHDREDFRRQMGQKRSGFAPEDLTRLLAASGFDAVHCSALPPEPEARGPALLLASGTRVRSGISPQRRKKGSAS